The Blastopirellula sediminis sequence GTTTTAACAGGATTGCCTGCGATCGCCGATCGCCTGGCTTCTGGACCGACAGAATCACCGTTTGCCACAGCTTCGTATTTTCGAGAGCGCGAAACATCCCGTCAGCAGTATTTGCTTCTGCGAATCCCCCATTCCCTTCGTAGACGACTTTCAGAATTTCATCACCCGGATTAATTCCTCGACGAGCGATGATTCCAGCGGAATCGACGCCGCCGACCGTAAGGGTATTGGCGCCCTTTTTCCGAAAAACGGCGCCCCAACCTGCTTCCTGGCTAAACTCTCTTCCCGGCGCATTCAATCCATTGAGGCTCCAGATTTTCGCCGAACCATCGACCGAAGCGGAAGCCAGGTAGCGTCCATCGGCGGAAACGCAGAGCGACGTAACTTGGCCATAATGGTCACGAAAGTGTCGCAGCAGCCGACATTCGTTGGCGACGCTGACGGAATACACGAAGATCCCGTGTTGCGACGTGCCAATTGCAATTGCGTACGGAGCGCCGGTCGCGTCTGAGATCCAGGCGTAGCATTCCGCTAAGCCTTGTAGAGAAGGGTCTAGGTGAATCAGCTTCCGCACCGCGCCGTTTCTCAATTCGACCGAATAGTCGCTATTGGAGCGGGTGACGCGCCAATTCGACGCGTTGTCGCTTCCCGAACGCCATTTTCCCAGATTGGCGGCCGGGTCATAAATCTGGACTTCTTTCAGGTCGAATCCATGCGTCAATTTGGCGTCGAGAGTTTCCCAGGAGTCTTCCGTTGGAATCGTCGACATTCCTAATCTGTACGTCGAATTGGAATCGAACGCGACGCGATATAGCTTGCGAGTACTACCGGCAATCGGTACCGGCGATCCGTCGGTAAACGGACGGCTCAGGAAATTCCCTTGGTCGTCCTTCAAGGGAAATAGGGAGATTGATCCATCGTCGGAAGGAGTCGCAAAGCAACTTCCATCCGGACTGACGGCAGACGCCAATAAATGATCGCCGGTCGCCAGCTTCAATTCGTCGAGCTTTCTACGACCGCTCAAATCCCAAAGTTCAACATAGGCGTCGCCAGTTTCGTTTTTCATCGTCGTGACAAACAACCTTTGGGAGGATGCGAAGGCGAGCGTCGCGACGACTCGCCCTGTTCGTAACAGACGGGCCGTGGTCGACCCAACGTCGCTCCAGTAGTAGAGATTGCCCGCACGATCGGCCGAAGCCCAAACGCCGGAATCTGGCGCCTTCGCGATCGCATGTACCGCACCAACATGAATCTGTTTTCGAGTCTCCAAACGCTTGCTCGTCAAATCGTAAGTCGCGACATACCAGCGATCCTTGTCTCCCTGATTCGTCGCTACCGCAACGGTATTGTTAGAAAGAAAAACAGCGGGCCGATTGCCCATCAAGCGTCCACCGAGGGGCGGCAGATCTTGCTTCGCGGTCCAATTGGTGGTTTCCCAAATTTTCGATACCCCATCATTGCTGACGGAGATGAGATGACGACCGTCCGGGGAAAATGCAAGCGAACAGACCGTATTTTTATGCCCAGGTAGTCGGTAGGCCCATTGATGCGTGCGCAGATCGTAGATCTGAATATCGCCGCCGGTATCTCTCGCTCCGTATCCACCAATTGCTACATATTCTCCTCCGGGGGAAATGGCGAGTGCGTAGATAAAACCACGCGAGCTGCGAGATATCTCCCAAAACAGCCTGCCAGACAACGTCGGACGCAACTGTTTGTTCGCTCCCTCGCGTGTCAGGCCCCAAATGCTGACGAATTTGTCCGATCCCCCCGATAGCAATTGTCCGGAGTCAGGCGTAAACGCCAGCGACTGAACCACTCCCACCGGACCATTGCCCGTCAGTAAGAATCGCGGTGGTCCTTCTTGTCCCCAACTGGGGACTGACAGTGCCGTCAGGACCAGTGTTGCGACCACTCCCCCCGATAAAATACGGGTCGGGAAAAGAGACTGCTGGCGCATGGGACGTCTCGAAATATGGATGAAATTTTATGCTAGACGTGTTATTCTAGGTCCTTTCAGGGGGTATAGCAACAAAAGCCGGGCCGGCTTGTTTCGCATCCAATCAAGGCGCAGCAAATATGCACGGAGAGTCGAGCGAAGAAGAAATTCAGGCGTTCATCCAAGGAGATCCGGACGCCATTGAGCAGATGTGGGACGCGTATCGGGACCGTCTATTCGCGCTCGCCAAGCGGAAGCTCGGCGCCAAGCAATCGCGCGTCGCTGATGAGGAAGATGTCGCGATCAGCGCCTTCACCAGCATGGTCCGCATGGCGAACGAAGGAAAGCTTGAGAAGATCGCCGACCATCAGGACCTCTGGGGACTTTTCGCAACGGTCGTCGTGCGCAAAGCTTACGCGCGGATCCGCTACAACAAGGCTGCGAAACGGGGCGGCGGCGCCGTGCGCGGCGAGTCGATCTTTGAGAACCCGGCCGCCGGCGCCGAACGAAACGGCCTGGCCCAGTTCGACGCCGAACAGTTGACGCCGGAGACCGAAGCGATCGCCGAAGAAGAATTTTGCCGCTTGCTTTCGAAGCTGACCGACGTCGAGCGTGAGATCGCCCTCATGAAAATGGAGGGAAGTACGAACGAGGAAATCGCTGAAAAATTGAATTGCTCGACACGGCGAATTACTCGAAAATTAACCCTGATCCGGGAGCGGTGGGCGGACGAGAGCCAGACATGAGCGGAAGCAAGGGCAAGCTTCAGGCGTTAGGCAAGATTGACGCGATCTGCGATCAATTTGAACAGGCGTGGAGCGTCAAATCGCCGGCCAACCCGGTCGATTTCGTCGCCGATCTTTCGGGAGAGGATCGCCGCGCAGCGCTCGCCGAATTGTTCTTGCTCGATCATGAGTTGCGGCTGAAATTCAATCTGAATTGCTCGATCCAGTATTACCGCGAGCGTTTTCCCGCCGAACAAAGCGTCATCGAAGGCTTGGCTCAAGAGCTGGAAGCGACGTTACCGCCGTCGCAAGGGAGCGACCTCGTTTCGACCCGTCACATCTTTTTCTCTCCCGGCGACGAAGGTATCCCGGTCACCTCGCTTTCGGAGGGAATGATCGTCGGCAACTGCGAGATCATTCGCGAACTGGGACGAGGAGGTATGGGGGTCGTCTTTCTCGCGCGGCAACTGAGCGCTCATCGAAACGTCGCCCTGAAGATCGTTCGGCCCGACTATATCGAGTCGTTGACGGAAAGCGATCGCGAGTCGCTGATCGACCGGTTTCAAAACGAAGTGATCGCCGCTACCCGCGTCGA is a genomic window containing:
- a CDS encoding sigma-70 family RNA polymerase sigma factor, translating into MHGESSEEEIQAFIQGDPDAIEQMWDAYRDRLFALAKRKLGAKQSRVADEEDVAISAFTSMVRMANEGKLEKIADHQDLWGLFATVVVRKAYARIRYNKAAKRGGGAVRGESIFENPAAGAERNGLAQFDAEQLTPETEAIAEEEFCRLLSKLTDVEREIALMKMEGSTNEEIAEKLNCSTRRITRKLTLIRERWADESQT